From Pseudomonas sp. LS1212, the proteins below share one genomic window:
- a CDS encoding gamma carbonic anhydrase family protein, with amino-acid sequence MAIRTFQNHTPSLGERAFVDRSAVVIGDVEIGADSSVWPLTVIRGDMHRIRIGARTSVQDGSVLHITHAGPFNPDGFPLLIGNDVTIGHKVMLHGCTVGNRILIGMGSTIMDGAVVEDEVIIGAGSLVPPGKRLDSGFLYVGSPVKQARALTEKERAFFPYSAANYVKLKDQHLAQGYDLAE; translated from the coding sequence ATGGCCATTCGCACTTTCCAGAACCACACGCCGTCATTGGGCGAACGGGCCTTTGTCGACCGCTCGGCAGTGGTGATAGGCGACGTCGAGATCGGTGCCGACAGTTCGGTCTGGCCGCTGACCGTCATTCGCGGGGACATGCACCGTATCCGTATCGGCGCCCGCACCAGCGTGCAGGATGGCAGCGTCCTGCACATCACCCACGCCGGGCCCTTCAACCCCGACGGCTTTCCGTTGCTGATCGGCAACGACGTGACCATCGGCCACAAGGTGATGCTGCATGGCTGCACCGTTGGCAATCGGATCCTGATCGGCATGGGCAGCACGATCATGGACGGGGCCGTGGTCGAAGACGAAGTGATCATCGGCGCAGGCAGCCTGGTGCCGCCGGGCAAGCGTCTGGATAGCGGTTTCCTGTATGTGGGCAGCCCGGTCAAGCAGGCGCGGGCACTGACGGAAAAGGAACGCGCATTCTTCCCCTACAGCGCCGCCAACTACGTGAAACTCAAGGACCAGCACCTGGCGCAAGGCTACGACCTGGCCGAATGA